From Macaca mulatta isolate MMU2019108-1 chromosome 1, T2T-MMU8v2.0, whole genome shotgun sequence, the proteins below share one genomic window:
- the EBNA1BP2 gene encoding putative rRNA-processing protein EBP2, with product MDTPPLSDSESESDESLVTDRELQDAFSRGLLKPGLNVVLEGPKKAVNDANGLKQCLAEFKRDLEWVERLDVTLGPVPEIGGSEAPTPQNKDQKAVDPEDDFQREMSFYRQAQAAVLAVLPRLHQLKVPTKRPADYFAEMAKSDLQMQKIRQKLQTKQAAMERSEKAKQLRALRKYGKKVQTEVLQKRQQEKAHMMNAIKKYQKGFSDKLDFLEGDQKPLAQRTKAGAKGQQMKKGPSAKRRYKNQKFGFGGKKKGSKWNTRESYDDVSSFRAKTAHGRGLKRPGKKGSNKRPGKRTREKMKNRTH from the exons ATGGACACTCCTCCGCTCTCGGATTCGGAGTCGGAATCCGATGAATCTCTTGTCACAGACAGAGAG TTGCAGGATGCGTTTTCCCGAGGGCTTCTGAAGCCAGGCCTCAATGTCGTGCTAGAGGGGCCGAAGAAGGCCGTGAACGACGCG AATGGCCTGAAgcaatgtttggcagaattcaagCGGGATCTGGAATGGGTTGAAAGACTCGATGTGACACTGGGTCCGGTGCCAGAAATCGGTGGATCTGAGGCGCCAACACCTCAGAACAAGGACCAGAAAGCTGTTGATCCAGAAGACGACTTCCAGCGAGAGATGAGTTT CTACCGCCAAGCCCAGGCCGCAGTGCTTGCAGTCTTACCCCGCCTCCATCAGCTCAAAGTCCCTACCAAGCGACCCGCTGATTATTTTGCAGAAATGGCCAAGTCTGATCTGCAGatgcagaag ATTCGACAGAAGCTGCAGACTAAACAGGCTGCCATGGAGAGGTCTGAAAAGGCTAAACAACTGCGAGCACTTAGGAAATACGGGAAGAAG GTGCAAACGGAGGTTCTTCAGAAGAGGCAGCAGGAGAAGGCACATATGATGAATGCTATTAAGAAGTATCAGAAAG GCTTCTCCGATAAACTGGATTTCCTTGAGGGAGATCAGAAGCCTCTGGCACAGCGCACAAAGGCAGGAGCCAAAGGCCAGCAGATGAAGAAGGG GCCCAGTGCTAAACGACGGTATAAAAACCAGAAGTTTGGTTTTggtggaaagaagaaaggctCAAAGTGGAACACTCGGGAGAGCTATGATGATGTATCTAGCTTCCGAGCCAAGACAGCTCATGGCAGAGGCCTCAAGAGGCCTGGCAAGAAAGGATCAAAT AAGAGACCTGGAAAACGAACGAGAGAGAAGATGAAGAACAGAACGCACTAA